In the Devosia sp. SL43 genome, one interval contains:
- a CDS encoding ABC transporter ATP-binding protein has protein sequence MSAIITASGVSKTFRQSKRFAGFGGAIKGLFSREYTEVRAVADVSFTIAAGEAVGYLGPNGAGKSTMIKMMTGILTPSAGRLSVLDREPHSQRMVNAAEIGVVFGQRSQLWWDLPARDSFALNRHIYDIPEARFADNLAYLTKMLAMDSYLDRPVRQLSLGQRMRAEIAMALLHDPKILFLDEPTIGLDVVAKDAVRKFLSEVNCERGTTIILTTHDLVDIEQICPRLIMVDDGKLLFDGELRHLRATLGSRRRLTLEFATDPGPIALTTATLSADEGAAKHFLLEDESISLIDVLNEVGRGHNLKDVKLEEPDIEEVIRTFYQNKPRLAGSPA, from the coding sequence ATGTCAGCCATCATCACCGCCAGCGGCGTCAGCAAGACGTTCCGCCAGTCCAAGCGCTTTGCCGGCTTTGGCGGCGCGATCAAGGGCCTGTTCAGCCGCGAATATACCGAAGTTCGCGCCGTGGCCGATGTAAGCTTCACCATCGCGGCGGGTGAGGCCGTCGGCTATCTCGGCCCCAACGGCGCCGGCAAGTCGACCATGATCAAGATGATGACCGGCATCCTCACGCCCTCCGCCGGCCGCCTCAGCGTGCTCGACCGTGAGCCGCATAGCCAGCGCATGGTCAACGCCGCCGAGATCGGGGTCGTCTTCGGCCAGCGCAGCCAGCTCTGGTGGGATCTGCCGGCGCGCGACAGCTTCGCGCTCAACCGCCACATCTACGACATTCCCGAAGCCCGCTTCGCCGACAACCTGGCCTATCTGACCAAGATGCTCGCCATGGACAGCTATCTCGACCGCCCGGTGCGCCAGCTCAGCCTGGGCCAGCGCATGCGCGCCGAGATCGCCATGGCCCTGCTGCACGACCCCAAGATTCTGTTCCTCGACGAACCGACGATCGGCCTCGACGTGGTCGCCAAGGATGCCGTTCGAAAATTCCTCTCCGAGGTCAACTGCGAGCGCGGCACCACCATCATCCTCACCACCCACGACCTGGTCGATATCGAGCAGATTTGCCCGCGACTGATCATGGTGGACGATGGCAAGCTGCTGTTCGACGGCGAGCTGCGCCACCTGCGCGCCACCCTCGGCTCACGCCGCCGCCTGACGCTGGAATTTGCCACCGACCCCGGCCCCATCGCCCTGACCACTGCCACCCTGTCGGCCGACGAGGGGGCCGCCAAGCATTTCCTGCTCGAAGACGAGTCGATCTCGCTGATCGACGTCCTCAACGAAGTCGGTCGCGGCCACAACTTAAAGGACGTCAAGCTCGAGGAACCTGACATCGAGGAGGTGATCCGCACCTTCTACCAGAACAAGCCCCGGCTCGCGGGGTCCCCGGCATGA
- a CDS encoding ABC transporter permease, with protein MKALSYPAFTATAFQSRLAYRNQVWSGVFGELVFMFARIAIWVSVFTTAGSVTIDGVSLPQMVTYALLAGPVLYWDYHRLLNDVGVAIKSGDVAVYLLKPLHYPGYLLANHFGNFFFDLLTVTLPVAIIVAITIGLAPPASLFHALAFLPFWALSFMILFLLTTLLGLAAFWLMTTQSLDWFFNSIMTLLSGGLVPLWFFPGWLAAIAGHLPFAWVSYYPAAVYVGKLGTSETLLYFAIGLVWLAVLILALVWLWAKARHRLIVQGG; from the coding sequence ATGAAGGCCCTGTCCTACCCCGCCTTCACCGCCACCGCCTTCCAGTCCCGCCTCGCCTATCGCAATCAGGTGTGGTCCGGCGTCTTCGGCGAACTCGTCTTCATGTTTGCGCGCATCGCCATCTGGGTCTCCGTCTTCACGACGGCAGGCTCAGTCACCATCGACGGCGTCAGCCTGCCCCAAATGGTCACCTACGCCCTCCTCGCCGGGCCGGTGCTGTACTGGGACTACCATCGCCTACTCAACGACGTTGGCGTGGCCATAAAATCCGGCGACGTCGCCGTCTACCTGCTCAAGCCCCTGCACTATCCGGGCTATCTGCTGGCCAACCACTTCGGCAACTTCTTCTTCGATCTGCTCACTGTCACCCTGCCGGTGGCCATCATCGTCGCCATCACCATCGGCCTTGCCCCTCCGGCCAGCCTGTTCCACGCCCTGGCCTTCCTGCCATTCTGGGCGCTGTCCTTCATGATCCTGTTCCTGCTCACCACCCTCCTGGGTCTGGCAGCATTCTGGCTGATGACGACGCAGTCGCTCGACTGGTTCTTCAATTCCATCATGACGCTGCTGTCGGGCGGCCTCGTGCCGCTCTGGTTCTTTCCCGGCTGGCTCGCCGCCATTGCCGGCCACCTGCCCTTCGCCTGGGTCTCCTACTATCCGGCCGCTGTCTATGTCGGAAAACTGGGCACGTCAGAGACCCTGCTCTACTTCGCCATCGGCCTCGTCTGGCTCGCTGTGCTGATACTGGCCCTCGTCTGGCTCTGGGCCAAGGCCCGCCACCGTCTCATCGTGCAGGGAGGCTGA
- a CDS encoding ABC transporter permease, producing the protein MARLHIVIPALVRTFIRSKAEYPGAMVLGWLSQFAAYASMYTAISLILARFGSLGGWLWPEMALLLSFHLLGYSLGASLSFVQFREIEDKVRMGTFDAILVKPIGPWTYLVFSGLNIGYTGHIVLAIGLMAWSLTQVDVTWTPLLALLFLAYLTSAAMIVAAVMTMIGATALVWVKSNHLYQIFFGFWELARYPLNIFPLPLQVLMLTVAPLAFLAYVPVAALLGKPVPLIGDWAAPAALLMGPLCVLIAMAHWRWCLRNYQGAGG; encoded by the coding sequence ATGGCCCGCCTCCACATCGTCATCCCAGCTCTCGTGCGGACCTTCATCCGCAGCAAGGCCGAATATCCCGGCGCCATGGTGCTCGGCTGGCTCTCACAATTCGCGGCCTATGCCTCGATGTACACCGCCATCTCGCTCATCCTCGCCCGCTTTGGCTCGCTCGGCGGCTGGCTCTGGCCGGAAATGGCGCTGCTGCTGTCCTTCCACCTGCTCGGCTATTCCCTCGGCGCCTCGCTCAGTTTCGTCCAGTTCCGCGAAATCGAGGACAAGGTCCGCATGGGCACCTTCGACGCCATCCTCGTCAAGCCGATCGGCCCCTGGACCTACCTCGTCTTCTCCGGCCTCAACATCGGCTATACCGGCCACATCGTGCTGGCCATCGGGCTCATGGCCTGGTCTCTCACCCAGGTCGACGTCACCTGGACGCCTCTGCTGGCCTTGCTCTTCCTGGCCTATCTGACCAGCGCCGCCATGATCGTGGCTGCCGTCATGACCATGATCGGCGCCACTGCCCTGGTCTGGGTCAAGTCGAACCACCTCTACCAGATCTTCTTCGGCTTCTGGGAACTGGCCCGCTACCCGCTCAACATCTTTCCCCTGCCCCTGCAGGTGCTGATGCTCACGGTCGCACCGCTGGCCTTCCTCGCCTATGTCCCCGTCGCAGCCCTCCTGGGCAAACCGGTGCCACTGATCGGCGACTGGGCGGCGCCGGCGGCCCTACTCATGGGGCCACTTTGCGTCCTCATCGCCATGGCTCACTGGCGCTGGTGCCTGCGCAACTACCAGGGAGCCGGCGGCTGA
- a CDS encoding 3-deoxy-7-phosphoheptulonate synthase, with product MLKSTDDLRITEIKPLTTPIEVMRQHPRTDAATRTVISARHDFHNILAGTDDRLAVVVGPCSIHDPAAAIDYAKRLVALRDQLGDRLEIIMRVYFEKPRTTVGWKGLINDPNLDGSFDIDTGLHTARALLLDIANLGLPAACEFLDMTTPQYIADLVSWAAIGARTTESQIHRELASGLSCPVGFKNGTDGNVKIALDAVSSASQPHHFLAVTKDGRSAIAATTGNEDCHIILRGGKTTNFDASSVDAAAAAATKSGLSPVIMIDASHANSSKNPENQPLVLADIGAQMAAGDRRIIGVMVESNLVAGRQDLVEGKDLVYGQSITDGCIDWDTTVVALEALADAVTQRRAATNQQVA from the coding sequence ATGCTCAAATCCACCGACGACCTCCGCATCACTGAGATCAAACCGCTGACCACCCCCATCGAGGTCATGCGCCAGCATCCGCGCACCGACGCCGCCACCAGGACCGTCATCAGTGCCCGCCACGACTTCCACAACATCCTTGCTGGCACCGATGACCGCCTTGCCGTCGTCGTCGGCCCCTGCTCCATCCACGATCCCGCTGCCGCCATCGACTACGCCAAGCGCCTCGTGGCCTTGCGCGACCAGCTCGGCGACCGCCTTGAAATCATCATGCGCGTCTACTTCGAAAAGCCCCGCACCACCGTCGGCTGGAAGGGCCTGATCAACGACCCCAATCTCGACGGCAGCTTCGACATCGACACCGGCCTCCACACCGCTCGCGCCCTGCTGCTCGATATCGCCAATCTCGGCCTGCCCGCCGCCTGCGAATTCCTCGACATGACGACGCCGCAATACATTGCCGACCTCGTCAGCTGGGCCGCCATCGGCGCCCGCACCACCGAGAGCCAGATCCATCGCGAACTGGCTTCGGGCCTCTCCTGCCCGGTCGGCTTCAAGAACGGCACCGACGGCAACGTCAAAATTGCGCTGGACGCGGTGAGTTCGGCCAGCCAGCCGCACCATTTCCTCGCCGTCACCAAGGATGGCCGCTCCGCTATCGCCGCCACCACGGGCAACGAGGACTGCCACATCATCCTGCGCGGCGGCAAAACCACCAACTTCGATGCGTCAAGTGTCGACGCCGCTGCGGCAGCTGCAACAAAGTCCGGCCTATCGCCGGTGATCATGATCGACGCCAGCCACGCCAATTCGTCCAAGAACCCGGAAAACCAGCCGCTGGTTCTGGCCGATATCGGCGCCCAGATGGCAGCAGGCGATCGCCGCATCATCGGCGTCATGGTTGAATCCAACCTCGTCGCCGGCCGGCAGGATCTGGTCGAGGGCAAGGACCTGGTCTATGGCCAGTCCATCACCGATGGCTGCATCGATTGGGACACGACAGTGGTGGCACTGGAAGCTCTGGCCGACGCCGTAACCCAGCGCCGCGCAGCGACCAACCAGCAGGTGGCCTGA
- the pgsA gene encoding CDP-diacylglycerol--glycerol-3-phosphate 3-phosphatidyltransferase: protein MLLVPNLITIARILAIVPIVALVMNGDLIMRLIALIIYVIAAASDWLDGYLARAWNQYSPLGRMLDPIADKLLVGILIAALAWDGSFSGWDMIPVCAILFREFFIPGLREFLGNTQIVLPVSWLAKWKTTIQLVSLAVVLFERIVPGFGLVSDILLWLAAILTMWTGFQYLRASWPHLSGDAS from the coding sequence TTGCTGCTCGTCCCCAACCTCATCACCATCGCGCGCATCCTCGCGATTGTCCCCATCGTCGCTCTGGTGATGAATGGCGATCTCATTATGCGGCTCATTGCGCTGATCATCTACGTCATCGCCGCTGCTTCCGACTGGCTTGACGGCTATCTCGCCCGCGCCTGGAACCAGTATTCGCCCTTGGGCCGGATGCTCGATCCCATCGCCGACAAGCTGCTGGTCGGCATCCTCATCGCCGCCCTCGCCTGGGATGGCAGCTTTTCCGGATGGGACATGATCCCGGTCTGCGCCATCCTGTTTCGCGAATTCTTCATCCCCGGCCTGCGCGAATTCCTCGGCAATACGCAGATCGTGCTGCCGGTGAGCTGGCTGGCCAAATGGAAGACCACGATCCAGCTTGTATCGTTGGCCGTCGTCCTGTTCGAGCGCATCGTCCCCGGCTTCGGCCTTGTCAGCGATATCCTGCTCTGGCTCGCAGCCATCCTGACCATGTGGACCGGCTTCCAATACCTGCGCGCCAGCTGGCCGCATCTCTCCGGCGATGCATCATGA
- the moaD gene encoding molybdopterin converting factor subunit 1, whose translation MKILYFAWLRERLNRGEEEVSPPSEVATVADLIDWLATRDEAFALAVEKRALIKAAVDTKLVPHSASIVGAGVVALFPPMTGG comes from the coding sequence ATGAAAATTCTCTACTTCGCCTGGCTGCGCGAACGTCTCAATCGCGGCGAAGAGGAGGTCTCGCCCCCATCCGAGGTCGCCACCGTAGCCGACCTGATCGACTGGCTGGCGACCCGAGACGAAGCCTTCGCCCTCGCGGTTGAAAAGCGCGCCCTCATCAAGGCCGCGGTCGACACCAAACTCGTCCCGCACTCGGCGTCCATCGTCGGGGCCGGCGTGGTCGCCCTCTTCCCGCCCATGACCGGCGGCTGA
- a CDS encoding molybdenum cofactor biosynthesis protein MoaE, which produces MTVRIQTERFDPGAELNAFLEASQGAGAAATFTGVVRSKPDDPITALMLECYPELAINQLTAIVDQATSRFSLLAATVIHRYGTLAPGEPIVQVMTLSPHREAAFKGAEFLMDYLKTDAPFWKQEAGPGGTRWVEATSGDDKARARWD; this is translated from the coding sequence GTGACTGTCCGCATCCAGACCGAGCGCTTCGACCCCGGCGCCGAACTCAACGCGTTCCTCGAGGCCAGCCAGGGCGCCGGCGCCGCCGCGACCTTCACCGGCGTAGTCCGCTCAAAGCCGGACGATCCGATCACGGCGTTAATGCTTGAATGCTATCCGGAGTTGGCGATCAACCAGCTCACCGCCATCGTCGATCAGGCCACCAGTCGCTTCAGCCTCCTCGCCGCCACGGTCATCCACCGATATGGCACGCTTGCACCCGGCGAACCCATCGTCCAGGTCATGACCCTCTCTCCGCACCGCGAAGCAGCGTTCAAGGGCGCCGAGTTCCTGATGGACTACCTCAAGACCGATGCTCCATTCTGGAAACAGGAAGCGGGTCCAGGAGGTACGCGCTGGGTTGAGGCGACGAGCGGGGACGATAAAGCCAGGGCACGATGGGACTAA
- a CDS encoding branched-chain amino acid aminotransferase — protein sequence MAGVPMDQREGWIWFDGEFKPWKDAKIHVLTHGLHYASSVFEGERAYGGEIFKSREHTERLIRSGKTLDFTIPWSVEQIEEAKREVLAKNGLVDAYVRPVAWRGSEELSVPARNNTVHLAIAAWVWPSYFSVEEKLKGIRLEWSKWKRPSPETIPSSAKAAGLYMICTLSKDAAMANGYADSMMLDYRGYVAEATGANAFFIKGKDIVTPKPDCFLNGITRQTLIELAKRNGFTVTERHMMPEELADFDECFLTGTAAEVTPVSEIGEYKFKPAEGCRTLIDAYAAEVQPKRAAAE from the coding sequence ATGGCAGGCGTGCCCATGGACCAGCGCGAAGGCTGGATCTGGTTTGATGGCGAATTCAAACCGTGGAAAGACGCGAAGATTCACGTGCTCACGCATGGGCTGCACTATGCCAGCTCGGTGTTCGAGGGCGAGCGCGCCTATGGCGGCGAGATATTCAAGTCGCGCGAGCATACCGAGCGGCTGATCCGTTCGGGCAAGACGCTGGACTTTACCATTCCGTGGTCGGTCGAGCAGATCGAGGAAGCAAAGCGCGAAGTGCTGGCCAAGAACGGCCTGGTCGATGCCTATGTGCGTCCCGTGGCCTGGCGCGGGTCGGAAGAGCTGAGCGTTCCGGCGCGCAACAACACCGTTCACCTGGCCATCGCTGCCTGGGTGTGGCCGAGCTATTTCTCGGTCGAGGAAAAGCTCAAGGGCATTCGCCTGGAGTGGAGCAAGTGGAAGCGCCCGTCGCCGGAGACGATTCCGTCCTCGGCCAAGGCTGCGGGCCTCTACATGATCTGCACGCTGAGCAAGGATGCGGCCATGGCCAATGGCTATGCCGACTCGATGATGCTGGACTATCGCGGCTATGTCGCGGAGGCCACCGGCGCCAATGCGTTCTTCATCAAGGGCAAGGACATCGTTACGCCCAAGCCCGATTGCTTCCTCAACGGCATCACAAGGCAGACGCTGATCGAACTGGCCAAGCGCAACGGCTTTACGGTGACCGAGCGTCACATGATGCCGGAAGAGCTGGCTGATTTCGACGAGTGTTTCCTGACGGGCACTGCAGCCGAAGTAACGCCGGTCAGTGAGATCGGCGAGTACAAGTTCAAGCCGGCAGAGGGCTGCAGGACGCTGATCGATGCTTATGCGGCGGAAGTACAGCCCAAGCGCGCCGCGGCGGAATGA
- a CDS encoding MarR family winged helix-turn-helix transcriptional regulator, with amino-acid sequence MAVTQKNVNIADINSPPPGGGTLPLDIMGLFFFAYRDFTGDADALLERQGFGRAHHRVLYFVNLRPGMPVADLLDILKITKQSLARVLRQLIDNGYVEQKTGHSDRRQRLLFATDKGKQFFGTLSTSQASRIEAAIASLPPDSRRVVTRFLVGMVEPGDRTVLDRLNLTTGL; translated from the coding sequence ATGGCAGTAACCCAAAAAAATGTCAACATAGCTGACATAAATTCTCCGCCGCCTGGCGGTGGAACGCTGCCCCTCGACATCATGGGCCTGTTCTTTTTCGCCTATCGCGATTTCACCGGCGATGCCGATGCTTTGCTCGAACGCCAGGGCTTTGGCCGTGCCCATCACCGCGTGCTGTATTTCGTCAATCTGCGGCCCGGCATGCCCGTGGCCGACTTGCTCGATATCCTCAAGATCACCAAGCAGAGCCTCGCCCGCGTCCTTCGTCAGCTGATCGACAACGGCTATGTCGAACAGAAGACTGGCCACTCCGACCGCCGCCAGCGCCTGCTTTTCGCCACCGACAAGGGCAAGCAGTTCTTTGGCACCCTCTCGACCAGCCAGGCCAGCCGCATCGAGGCCGCCATCGCCAGCCTGCCCCCCGACTCGCGTCGCGTCGTCACCCGCTTCCTTGTCGGCATGGTCGAACCCGGCGACCGCACGGTCCTCGATCGACTCAATTTGACCACGGGTCTCTAG
- a CDS encoding Lrp/AsnC family transcriptional regulator, with amino-acid sequence MELQIDAVDRKLLRILQDDSRKSVQVLGDAVGLSASACHRRLKALEEQGLIEGYRAVLSARQLGYSMQFFIEVGLISQSETALEAFEAAVRDIPEVLECHLMAGQSDYILRVVCQDHEDFERLHRRLSARLPGVARIHSNMSIRTVKARTGLPV; translated from the coding sequence ATGGAGTTGCAGATCGACGCGGTGGATCGCAAACTGCTGCGGATATTGCAGGATGACAGCCGCAAGAGCGTGCAGGTTCTGGGCGATGCGGTCGGGCTCTCCGCCTCGGCCTGCCATCGGCGGCTGAAGGCGCTGGAGGAGCAGGGGCTGATCGAGGGATACCGCGCGGTGCTCAGTGCACGGCAGCTCGGCTATTCGATGCAGTTCTTTATCGAGGTTGGTTTGATCAGCCAGAGCGAAACGGCGCTCGAGGCGTTTGAGGCGGCGGTACGCGATATCCCTGAAGTGCTGGAATGCCACCTGATGGCCGGGCAATCGGACTATATTCTGCGGGTGGTCTGCCAGGATCACGAGGATTTCGAGCGGTTGCATCGACGGCTCAGCGCGCGGTTGCCGGGGGTCGCGCGCATTCACTCCAATATGAGTATTCGCACGGTGAAGGCCAGGACCGGGCTGCCTGTCTAG
- the ald gene encoding alanine dehydrogenase: protein MLIGVPKEIKNHEYRVGLTPESVAELTPLGHRVMVETQAGSGIGDSDNDYREAGAEIANDARVVFDAADMIVKVKEPQAAERDMLRRDQVLFTYLHLAPDPDQTRDLLASGATCIAYETVTDASGALPLLKPMSQVAGRMAIQAGATALEKAHGGRGVLLGGVPGVQPGKVVILGGGVVGFHAAENAVGLQADVTILDRNPHALERLASHFGAKARVLYSNKASIAEHVATADLVIGAVLIPGASAPKLVTRAMLATMKPGAVLVDVAIDQGGCFETSHATTHAEPTYVVDGIVHYCVANMPGGVARTSTYALNNATLPHVTRLANLGWKEALKADPHLRAGLNICNGKVTCAPVAEVQGYEFISPETALA from the coding sequence ATGCTGATCGGCGTACCGAAAGAAATCAAAAATCACGAATATCGGGTCGGCCTCACGCCGGAAAGCGTGGCGGAGCTGACCCCCCTGGGGCACCGGGTCATGGTCGAGACCCAGGCCGGATCCGGTATCGGCGATAGCGATAACGACTACCGCGAAGCCGGCGCCGAGATCGCCAACGATGCCCGCGTCGTCTTCGATGCTGCTGACATGATCGTCAAGGTCAAGGAGCCTCAAGCCGCCGAACGCGACATGCTCCGCCGCGACCAGGTGCTCTTCACCTATCTCCACCTGGCGCCCGATCCCGACCAAACCCGCGACCTGCTCGCGTCCGGCGCTACCTGCATTGCCTACGAGACCGTAACCGATGCCTCCGGCGCCCTGCCGCTGCTCAAACCCATGAGCCAGGTTGCGGGCCGCATGGCCATCCAGGCCGGCGCCACTGCCCTCGAAAAAGCCCATGGCGGCCGCGGCGTGCTACTCGGCGGCGTACCGGGCGTCCAGCCCGGCAAGGTGGTCATCCTCGGCGGCGGCGTCGTGGGCTTCCATGCTGCCGAAAACGCGGTCGGCCTCCAGGCCGATGTGACCATCCTGGATCGCAACCCGCATGCGCTCGAACGCCTCGCCAGCCATTTCGGCGCCAAGGCCCGCGTGCTCTATTCCAACAAGGCCTCCATCGCCGAGCATGTCGCCACTGCCGACCTGGTCATTGGGGCCGTACTGATCCCCGGCGCCTCGGCTCCCAAGCTGGTCACCCGGGCTATGCTGGCAACCATGAAGCCCGGCGCCGTGCTCGTCGATGTCGCCATCGACCAAGGCGGCTGCTTCGAGACGTCCCACGCCACCACCCACGCCGAACCAACCTATGTCGTCGACGGAATCGTGCATTACTGCGTCGCCAATATGCCCGGCGGCGTGGCGCGTACCTCCACCTACGCCCTCAACAATGCCACCCTGCCCCACGTGACCCGACTGGCCAATCTCGGCTGGAAAGAGGCGTTGAAGGCCGACCCGCATCTGCGAGCCGGCCTCAATATCTGCAATGGCAAGGTCACTTGCGCACCGGTTGCCGAGGTCCAGGGCTACGAATTCATCTCGCCCGAAACAGCGCTGGCCTGA
- the urtA gene encoding urea ABC transporter substrate-binding protein: MIAGLGLGVAMTMGAIAVPAFAQDETIKVGVLHSLSGTMAISETTLKDTMLFLIEEQNKKGGLLGKQLEAVVVDPASDWPLFAEKARELIEVNGVAAVFGCWTSSSRKSVLPVFEELNSILFYPVQYEGEESQRNVFYTGAAPNQQAIPAVDYLMNEEGVERWVLAGTDYVYPQTTNKILEQYLIDKGVAAEDIMINYTPFGHSDWQTIVSDIKTFGSTGKKTAVVSTINGDANVPFYKELANQGIVAEDIPVVAFSVGEEELAGFDTTPLVGHLAAWNYFQSVESPENEAFIASWQTFMNDAEKVTNDPMEATVIGFNLWVQAVEKAGTTDTDAVLEAIIGLETPNLTGGIAKVLPNHHITKPVLIGEIQADGQFDVVWETEAEVPGDAWTDFLPESKMLEADWTAPINCGNYNTETKTCGGTAM; the protein is encoded by the coding sequence ATGATTGCGGGTCTGGGGCTTGGCGTGGCTATGACTATGGGCGCAATTGCCGTTCCGGCATTCGCTCAGGACGAGACCATCAAGGTCGGCGTCCTCCACTCGCTGTCGGGCACGATGGCTATCTCCGAAACCACGCTCAAGGACACCATGCTGTTCCTGATCGAGGAGCAGAACAAGAAGGGCGGCCTCCTGGGCAAGCAGCTTGAGGCTGTTGTGGTCGACCCTGCCTCCGACTGGCCGCTGTTTGCCGAAAAGGCGCGCGAGCTGATCGAAGTCAACGGCGTCGCCGCCGTGTTCGGCTGCTGGACGTCCTCCTCACGCAAATCGGTTCTGCCGGTGTTCGAGGAACTCAACTCGATCCTGTTCTACCCCGTGCAGTATGAGGGCGAAGAATCCCAGCGCAACGTGTTCTACACCGGCGCCGCTCCCAATCAGCAGGCCATCCCGGCCGTTGACTACCTGATGAACGAAGAAGGCGTCGAGCGTTGGGTCCTGGCCGGCACCGACTATGTCTATCCGCAGACCACCAACAAGATCCTTGAGCAGTACCTCATCGACAAGGGTGTTGCCGCGGAAGACATCATGATCAACTACACGCCCTTCGGTCATTCCGATTGGCAGACCATCGTCTCCGACATCAAGACCTTCGGCTCGACCGGCAAGAAGACAGCCGTCGTCTCGACCATCAACGGCGACGCCAACGTGCCGTTCTACAAAGAACTCGCCAACCAGGGCATTGTGGCCGAAGACATCCCGGTCGTGGCCTTCTCGGTCGGTGAAGAAGAGCTCGCTGGCTTCGACACTACTCCTCTGGTCGGTCACCTCGCGGCCTGGAACTATTTCCAGTCAGTCGAAAGCCCGGAAAACGAAGCCTTCATCGCGTCCTGGCAGACCTTCATGAACGATGCCGAGAAGGTCACCAACGACCCGATGGAAGCCACCGTCATCGGCTTCAACCTCTGGGTTCAGGCCGTTGAGAAGGCCGGCACCACCGACACCGACGCCGTTCTCGAAGCCATCATCGGCCTCGAAACCCCGAACCTGACCGGTGGCATCGCCAAGGTTCTGCCGAACCACCACATCACCAAGCCCGTGCTGATCGGCGAAATCCAGGCCGACGGCCAGTTCGACGTCGTGTGGGAAACCGAAGCAGAAGTCCCCGGCGATGCCTGGACCGACTTCCTGCCGGAATCGAAGATGCTGGAAGCGGATTGGACGGCTCCAATCAACTGCGGCAACTACAACACTGAAACCAAGACCTGCGGCGGCACAGCGATGTAA